GGGCATCCGCAGTATGCCAATTGACGAACCGCGTACCCTGCTTGAAGGATGCATCGCACTCGCGAATAAACTCAAATTCGTCAATACCGAGTTTACGCAGTGTATTGCGCATTGTCGGCCAGGTGCCTTCGCCCACACCGATCGTTGGAGCATCCGGAGATTCTACGAGGGTTACAGAGTATTCTTGATTTTCCAAGGGACATAGGTGGCGAGCAAGGCTGGCTGCGGCCAGCCACCCGGCAGTGCCGCCCCCGATCACTACGATGTTTCTTATTGATTGCATGATGAAGCCTTACCATGGCGAAGCGCCGCATTGTGGCTGTGCCGATTCAGTGTTGTAATGAATTTATTAAAGTTATTCGCATGTCATTGCTTGTTCCATTCTGCCACCGAATATTCTCAGGTGGAACTCAGTTGGCCTTGCAATACCAGGTAGAATATTGGGGATTTCCGTGGATCCGAAGTTTTCTGTATTGATTGTTGGTGGGGGAACGGCCGGCTGGATGGCGGCAAACTTACTCGCGCGAAAGTGGCGAGACTTGCCGGTCAATATTTCCCTGGTGGAATCCAGTGAAATTGCCACTATCGGTGTCGGAGAGGGAAGTACCCCCTATCTCAAGTCTCTTTTCAAAACGCTCGACATCCCGGAAAGAGAGTGGATGTCGGCCTGTGATGCTACCTATAAATGCGGCATCCGATTTCCTGGCTGGTCGACGAAGCCAGGGTATACCTCTTACTACCATCCATTCTATTCCCCGCTAGACCGGGAGACTGGGGCCGAGTTTTTTGCCCAGGCTGATAAGCGCCGCCAGGGACTTTCCGTGGAAGCACTGCCTGATTACTTTTTTCATGCGCCTTATCTATCTCGTGCTGGCCGGGCACCGATTCCCAAGCGCCCATTACCATTTGAGTTGGATTACGCCTATCACTTTGATGCAGGACTACTCGGGAGCTTTCTAAAAAGCAAGGCGTTAGCCGCGGGTGTCCGCTATCAACAGGCAACTATCCAGCAAGTGCGGCTCAGGTCGTCTGCCCAGGGAGAGGCCGGCATCGGCAGCTTGTTGACCGCAGAAGGGGAAGTTCTGGCCGCCGACTTTTTTATTGACTGCACCGGCTTTCGCGCTGGTCTGCTGTCAAAGCTGCCAGACCATCAGTTTCACTCCTACGGCAAGACGTTGCTCAACAATGCTGCGGTCGCCTTACAGCTGCCGGGCGGCAACAATGGCCCTCTGTATTCGGAAACGGTTTCTGAAGCACTGAGCAGTGGGTGGATGTGGAATATCCCTCTGCAAAGCCGCACGGGCTTTGGCTACGTGTACAGCGATGCATTTATCAGTCCGGAGCAGGCGGAGCAGGAGCTGCGTTTGCGCGCCGGTGCGCCGGATCATCTTCCTTGCAGGCACTTGAAAATGCGGGTAGGGCGCGTGGAGCAGCATTGGTCTGCGAATTGCCTTGGCGTTGGGCTTTCGCAGGGGTTTATCGAGCCCCTGGAGGCGACGGCGTTGATGCTTGTGCAGTTTACGATTGAGCAATTCGCTGCAGTATTCGATCCGCGTCGCCCAGATAGATCATCTGTAATCGAACGCGCAAGCTTCAATCGGAATATCAACCTCATGTTTGGCGGTGTCCTGGACTATGTTGCAGGGCACTATTTTCTCAACTCGCGAGATGATACCGATTACTGGCGTGCGGCCCGCGAAGAAATTGTTGTTCCTCAGCGGCTGCAGGATTTGGTGACTTGCTGGGACCAAGGCGGTGACTTTGAGCAGCATTTGCACCAAGCCGGCGGGGATAAAGTTTACTCACCGGCTAGTTGGTATTGCCTCCTTGCCGGGATGGGGCGCTTTCCTCAAGCGTACTCCTCAGCGACAGAGGCGGATACTCAATTACTTCGAGACGTGCAGTCCTTTTGTGAAGGGAATACGCAACGCTTTCAATCCCATCGCTCACTTCTTGAGCAATATGCCGGCGATTAATAATTTCTTTCTACGAGAGCCTTCCTCGGAGGGCTCTGGCGTAGATTTCCTTTTGGCACTTGCCGCAGAATCCGTTGAATTATTCCTATCGAATCAATTTGGATCGCAATTCGACCAAAGGATGATGCCTGTCACGTCGAAATGGGCGCCTCTCTGTTGTGATTAAACTGTCTTAAAGTGCATTAAAAGAAATTTCGTCGAATTTTTTATGATTTTCCTCTCGCACAGATGGAATTTTTTTCGCAGAATGGCCATGGAATATCTTATTCCTTGCGTTGAGTGCTAAAGATATATTTTATCGGTTTGACCGATAGGAGCTATCGATTGAGAACCAATAACTAAGCAACACCGCCGGCGCTGATGGGAAGTCGAGAACAATGTTCAACATTTCCCCGTGGGGACAAACACAATAAATGCCTGGGAGGCCATCCATGTTCCAGAAGACCAAATTGAGTTCCTCTCTCCAGAGAGCAACTTCAACAACACTTTCACGTTCGGCGGCGGCAGTTGCCGGTGTGCTGTTTTCGGTATCTGTTGCTGCTCAGCAGTCAGGGAGTATCGAGGGTACGGTGTACCTCGACGAGAATGTAGAAGCGGCGGGCGTTAAGATCACGGCCAGCAGCCCGGTTATGCCGAAGAGCCGGACCGTTACCAGCGATGCTGATGGCGATTTCAGGTTGCCCGCGCTCATCCCCGGTACCTATACGCTCACCTTGACTACTGATGATGGTATTACCCGCACGGTCAAGACCCGAGTGTTGCTGGATCAGCGTTCCAATGTCCAGGTGATGATGGTGCCGGACGCGGAAGCAGGCGATATGGAAGAGGTTGCTGTATTCGGCCAGCAGGTCGAAGTTGTAGGCGGGGGCGCCTCAGTCTCCAACGCGATTGGCGCGGATGTTATTAATGCGCTACCGGTTGGCCAAAGCTATCGCGACCTGATGAAGCTGCTTCCCGGAGTGCAAGTATCCCAAGACGCAGTCCGTGGTCCTAATGCGGGTGGCAGTGGCCAGGATAACACTTACGCATTTGATGGCGTAAACGTGACTCTGCCAATGTTCGGTACCCTCGCTGCAGAGCCATCCAGTCAGGACATTGAGCAGGTTGCGGTAGAGCGTGGCGGTGCCAGGGCGATCGGCTTTAACCGTGCTGGTGGTGTGAGCGTAGATACCAAGTCCAAATCTGGTACCAACGAATTTAAAGGCAGTGTCAACTACAAGTTCCAGCCTGCGAATCTGCGTGCAGAGACCGTTGACGGCGTGAGATCTGAGACCGAATACGACTGGACTACAGCAAATTTCAGTGGTCCGCTGGTAGAAGATACACTGTTCTTCTACGGTTCTTATTACGGGCCCACCGTATCTCGTGATAACAAAGAAACCGCCTATGGTCCTACCAAAGACTATCTGAGCGAGCGTGACGAGTACTTCGGTAAGCTGACCTATGCGGTAACCGAGGATATTTTGCTGAATGCCAGCTATCGCACCTCAGAGCGTATCGGAGAGGGTCTCTCAATCGGTTTTAACGAAGCGGACTCTGTTTCCTCGGGTGAGAAGTCCAATCAGGATATCATCACCTTTGATGGTTCCTGGATTATCAGTGACAACACTACCTTTACCTTTCAGTACAGTGATTACGCCCTGGAGACGCTGGGCGTCCCTGATTATTACGTCCCAACCCAAGCCAGATATGGCGCTGCCCTGGATTTAGCCCAGCTGGACCAAATGGGATACTTTACTGTCCCTAATCTGGATCCGGACAATGCCAGCTACGACAATGATCTGGCACAGGCTCTGATTGATCGTTACGGTTATGACGATAATGGTGAGCGCATTGGCGGTGGCGGTGTTGGTGGCTACAGCTCTATTGATGATCAGTCCTTCTATCGTGAAGGCTTTGAAATGGCGCTGGAGCACAACTTTGATGTTGGTCCTACCAGTCACCAGCTGCATGTTGGCTATCAGTGGTCCGAAGGTACAGAAGACTTGTCGCGGACGTCGAATGGTTGGGGTGCAATCAGTTACGTCGGCGGTGAAGAGACTACTCCGGATGGTGATCCGATTTATTTCCAGGCTTACACCGAGCAAATGAGCCTCGTCGACGAGTCTGGCACCTCTGTGCCGAGTATCAAATCGAGTACCGTGACCCACAACTTCGAGATCAATGACTCTATCGAGTGGAATGATTTCACCTTTAATGTCGGCTTCCTGTTTAGTCAGGATACATACTATGGTCAGGGCCTGAAGGAAAACTCAAATAATTACTCGGGCTTTGAAACCGCGCCGGGCAACAAGTACAAGATGTATGAAATTGACTGGAAAGATATGATCCAGCCGCGACTGGGTGTTACCTGGGCGTATAACGGGGAAGACACGGTTTTTGCGAACTTTGCCCAGTATAACCCCGCCGCCAGCTCGCTGGCCCGCGCTGCTTCTTGGGATCGTAATTCTGCTCGGCAGCTGGATGTTTGGTGGGACGAAGACGGAAATTACCTGGGCAATCAGGGACGCAGAGGTTCATCCGGTAAGATTTTCCAGGACAACCTGACACCTCGCCGTGTGGATGAACTCACCATCGGTACCACCAAAGGCTGGGGTGACAGTATCAATACCCGTGCACATGTGCGCTATCGTGAGGGTTCCCATTTCTGGGAAGACGTTTGGAACTGGGCGCGCTCCGATGAGGGTTGCTACGGTGACTTCGATGGTGACGGCATCAATGAGCATTGTGTCCCTGCAGAAATTGAAGCTCTCGGTCCCTACATTCCGGATCTTGCGCAGTATCGTGATGAAATCGGCGGTTCCTCTTACGTTATCGCGGAAATGGACGGTGCTTACACCAAGTACTGGGAAATGTCCCTGGAGGCAGAGTGGTATGGCGAGCGTAGTTACCTGAATGCGTCTTATGTATACAGTGAATACACCGGTAACATTGACCAGGACAACACCTCCTTTACCAATGACCTCAACCTGTTCATCGGCTCTTCCAGTTATGCGGATGATTATGGTCAGTACACCTGGGATCTGAAAAAAGGCACCATGCGTGGTGACAAGCCGCATCAGTTCAAGGTGTTTGGTTACTACACTCTGGACTGGAACGCGAATGTCGGTGCGTTCCTGACCTATCAGTCTGGTCAGCCATGGGAAGCTTGGGATGGTTCCATCTACGGGCGTAGCTCTGACACTATGCGTTACGCAGAGCCTGCGGGCAGCCGACGTACTGGTA
This Microbulbifer sp. Q7 DNA region includes the following protein-coding sequences:
- a CDS encoding tryptophan halogenase family protein — translated: MDPKFSVLIVGGGTAGWMAANLLARKWRDLPVNISLVESSEIATIGVGEGSTPYLKSLFKTLDIPEREWMSACDATYKCGIRFPGWSTKPGYTSYYHPFYSPLDRETGAEFFAQADKRRQGLSVEALPDYFFHAPYLSRAGRAPIPKRPLPFELDYAYHFDAGLLGSFLKSKALAAGVRYQQATIQQVRLRSSAQGEAGIGSLLTAEGEVLAADFFIDCTGFRAGLLSKLPDHQFHSYGKTLLNNAAVALQLPGGNNGPLYSETVSEALSSGWMWNIPLQSRTGFGYVYSDAFISPEQAEQELRLRAGAPDHLPCRHLKMRVGRVEQHWSANCLGVGLSQGFIEPLEATALMLVQFTIEQFAAVFDPRRPDRSSVIERASFNRNINLMFGGVLDYVAGHYFLNSRDDTDYWRAAREEIVVPQRLQDLVTCWDQGGDFEQHLHQAGGDKVYSPASWYCLLAGMGRFPQAYSSATEADTQLLRDVQSFCEGNTQRFQSHRSLLEQYAGD
- a CDS encoding carboxypeptidase regulatory-like domain-containing protein; this translates as MLFSVSVAAQQSGSIEGTVYLDENVEAAGVKITASSPVMPKSRTVTSDADGDFRLPALIPGTYTLTLTTDDGITRTVKTRVLLDQRSNVQVMMVPDAEAGDMEEVAVFGQQVEVVGGGASVSNAIGADVINALPVGQSYRDLMKLLPGVQVSQDAVRGPNAGGSGQDNTYAFDGVNVTLPMFGTLAAEPSSQDIEQVAVERGGARAIGFNRAGGVSVDTKSKSGTNEFKGSVNYKFQPANLRAETVDGVRSETEYDWTTANFSGPLVEDTLFFYGSYYGPTVSRDNKETAYGPTKDYLSERDEYFGKLTYAVTEDILLNASYRTSERIGEGLSIGFNEADSVSSGEKSNQDIITFDGSWIISDNTTFTFQYSDYALETLGVPDYYVPTQARYGAALDLAQLDQMGYFTVPNLDPDNASYDNDLAQALIDRYGYDDNGERIGGGGVGGYSSIDDQSFYREGFEMALEHNFDVGPTSHQLHVGYQWSEGTEDLSRTSNGWGAISYVGGEETTPDGDPIYFQAYTEQMSLVDESGTSVPSIKSSTVTHNFEINDSIEWNDFTFNVGFLFSQDTYYGQGLKENSNNYSGFETAPGNKYKMYEIDWKDMIQPRLGVTWAYNGEDTVFANFAQYNPAASSLARAASWDRNSARQLDVWWDEDGNYLGNQGRRGSSGKIFQDNLTPRRVDELTIGTTKGWGDSINTRAHVRYREGSHFWEDVWNWARSDEGCYGDFDGDGINEHCVPAEIEALGPYIPDLAQYRDEIGGSSYVIAEMDGAYTKYWEMSLEAEWYGERSYLNASYVYSEYTGNIDQDNTSFTNDLNLFIGSSSYADDYGQYTWDLKKGTMRGDKPHQFKVFGYYTLDWNANVGAFLTYQSGQPWEAWDGSIYGRSSDTMRYAEPAGSRRTGSHWQMDLNYTQDFSVFTDYTVKFSADIFNLFDRQTGYNPQPSVDSELFGEPRSRWSPRRVQLSLGVDF